One Eurosta solidaginis isolate ZX-2024a chromosome 1, ASM4086904v1, whole genome shotgun sequence genomic window, TTCAATCGCATTTTGAAGGACGCTTTCagctaatttaaacattttttcagtgATTTCTTCATAACCCTTCCAATGTGTCAATTCTTCAGCTACACACCGTAGGTTTACAGGAAAGAAACCAAGAAAATCTTTGCGATCAGGATTCCTTGATATGGGTGCCTCTTGAAATGTTTCTAATACTTCTGGCGTCTCTCTTGCTATAATTGCGGAACATGCATGTAACTTGGCCAATCTCTCAATAGTTAGTAAGGCGTAATCCAAATTGAGTAAACGACCTCTTTCGAAATTGTCATAGCCCGTTAGTTGCATGTCTTCCAGCACAAGAAATGGTTCCGGCGTCTCGGTGGTGTAATAGCATGCCGGTGCAATTTTAGTTTTATCGCCAATGGAAGCCAATAATTCTTCAACTCGTGGTAGGATTTGTTTGTAAGCCAAAATTTCACGCTTAAACAATTTGCTTTTGTGTGCAACAACACCGGTGTAGCCTTTTGGATGGTCCTAGagaaagaacaaataaaaaagtttatttaaatctGGGTAGTGGCCAATTTTACAACACTCCGAAGGAAATAAGCGTATCAAGCCGAAGTTTCAGGGCGGGCAGCGTCTCGATCGACAAGAAAACAGCGACGACTTCGTCACCAAACTTTATATCCCTAACACTCATACAGTGTTACATAactcaaaaatttttcaattgatCATTTCGAGACTCTAGATTATTTTGGGATTGCTTTAGTTGTTGATTTTCCAAATGAATACTGatttttgaaatgtaatttttgtGACAACAGTGCCCCGGGTTATAAAAAGTGGatgcatatttttattaactttgcATAACATAACTCAAAATATGTTCGACCTATCGCAACTTGTCGAAAACCCAATCTCCTAAAATTTGATTACGCTGTCAGCAAGATGCtaagtataatatatattagattccGCGTTGTTCACATAAGAAGTGAGTGTGTCTTTTGATTAAAAATCTATTAACGGTATTGtgacaaaatttatttaagtgttCACTATGTATGGTGAAATCAGTTTGAGAGGCAAGTAAGGACTCAAAAATTATTTTCGTTCGAAAGAGCATATCGACGTCTAACTGAAATATCATCTTATTTCAGTTCCCAGTTTGAAAACGCCCTTAAAAAAAATCACTCCTCAGATATTCTGGACGAATACTTCCAAAGTTTACTTCAACGAGCATTTTTGAAACAACAGACGAGAAAGGTGTGGTTCCTCTCAGCAATTAAATTTCTAATTTCCCAAATGTTATACTCACTTTAATTATCACTGAAGAACGTCCAGTTCCCTCTTTCCGTGCCAAATTGAAAGTAGCCCGATGCATTTCGCTTGCATATCCGCTGCCATTCTCACCACTCATAGCATTTTTAACCACAATCTCATGCACTTGGAGGGTATCATCTTTGAAATACTCCTTGAGCACATCCTGCAAAAAGTCGGCTGTTATCCATTCTGGCGGTTGGTAATTTTTAGAGCCGGTTCCCATTACTACTTTTTtagaacagcaacaacaaaaacgagccttgtaatataaaattttaaatgtttaatgaGATCTTACAAACTTGCACAAAATCTATCATAATTTTCTAGTAGTCACCTGACTGTAAGAAAAAACTCCGCTAATCGGTTGTCAATAGTCAATTTTCTTTGCTAAGTTTCCTCGAACTGCTTTGCTGTTGCTGTGAGTAATCAAATCACCCAAGTGAAGCATTAATGTCGGCTCTCACAAGCGTATAGTAAACTTCACTGCTAACTATACAGTTTACTTTGAATTTATTACTATTCTCTTTCATTATCTATTCATATTTACACAAAGATTTAATATAGAAAACGTCTCACCCTCCACTCAATAAGACGGCGGTGTACTCAACGGCAAACAAGCGAACCCAGATATTTTGTAGAACTGGAACAGCTGATTTTGATAAGAAAGCTTTTATTAAGTAACAATTTAAAATGTTGTATATGGAAACTTTATGCtgataagaaaaattataatcagcctttattttattatttcatcatACCCGTTAATCGGGTCTTTCGTGATTTCTGTTGATTGTATTTTCTGAGTATTAAAGCGATCGGCACCTTTTTAGTATTGACAaatatacatacttacttacatatgtatatacatatcgtCCAATAAATAGCGCTAGTTTAAAACTAGTGCTGAAATATCTCAACGCTGCGGTGCCGATTCTTGGTGCTATAGTCACCAAATTAAACGGTTCACGCCCCCTTTTTCTAGGCTCTCGCCCCAAAAGAgagaacaaacattttttttttttaatttaattgtaagTGACCTTTTCTTGTATTGCGTTCAATGTTCGAATTTTCCCACAGCAGCCCTTTAAACCGCTACAACCCATGAAAAGGTTATAGGATTGTTTTTCAagaatgaaaaaatttatgatttttttaagaattattATTTATCAACATTAACGGTCTTATTACAAATATTTTACATGGATACGATTCAATATTAAATTATCAATGGATGTGAATGACTTTAACGAAGTAATTTATAACCTACTTCTTTCTAGGCCATACATTACATATAAATTACAATATTACCAACTAATTTAATTCTATTCGATTTTTAAGTCTAACTAAAATCTAAAGCTCCTCTTCTGTACAAAAATGGTAGAATGTCTAGCATAGCGCGCACATATAACGGATTTGTATAAGCTTTGAGTCGAAATTTGTCGCCCTCTTCACCCGGTTGTATCAGTTTAAGCAGGCTGGCTTCTTTATCTGAAGGCAGGAGTATTAAAACCAAATGTGTAAATGCAGTGCTGTAACCTGTTGAAAAAATCGAGAATTGAGTAGAAGTCATAATAAGCATGTAAGGCAGTCTAAATTCGGGCTGCGACTTATATCGAGACGTGAGACTGAACGGCATTAGTTGGAGGAACTTAATGTGCTGGCTAATAAGAATAGTTCCAAAaactccaacaacaacaaaaatctcGGGAAAAATGTGTGTAGAAACgctaatggcgacctggtaacatACATACGGAGGGTGCTTAGATTAAGCAGGGAACACTTTGCCGTACTGCTCGATAGCGAGGAAGGTCACGAATTCCATACCCAAATCCTTAAAATGTTTATTATCGCGGAATCTGGTTGCTTTATACCGCATATGAGGTTCTACCTTCCGTTCTACCTGTCCCAATGTGTAGCTTGCATTAAATAACTGTTTAGATCTAGATCGGATATGTTCCggaaacaagcaccattaaggtactgtaTATCTCGACTATCTCGGAAACcatttaatatgatcacattgaacctGCTAGGCCAATGATAGAGTTACAGTATGTCCACTTACCCCAAAATCCGTATTTCAGCATGCTAATATGTAAATCACGTAGTTTAGGAGGCGGCTTAGCATAATTAAATATCTTCAAGCACTTGAGAAGATGCGTATGATAAATGCGTATAAAATGTTCAAATTCAGAAATACGCAAATTGCATTTCACTGAACAAACAATCAAAGCCCAAAGATCTTGTGCTGGAGGGCCCCATTTGCCCAACTGAAAATCTACAAAACGTATTTGATTCACTTCACCATTCGAGGTATAATTCAACATAACATTACTGGACCAAAAGTCGCCATGATTGAGCACCTTGAATTCATTGGGTTCCGAATTGAAGCAACTCATAGCTGCATTCACAAATTGCTCGGCATTCGGCTGTAATGATAATAAATGAACATAGTTATCGGCACTATTTCTTTTTGCTTACGTACAATACGTTCCATATATTTCTCACACTCCTCTAATCCCCATGACGCCATTGCCGCCTTGAAACTTTGTACGCGTGCTTGATAAGATTTCGATTTGTGATAGTTGGCAGGTAGATAACTCTTCTGGAATTCTTCTGGATATGCACCGTGCATCTCATACCAAATGACGCTAGCGGCATGAAATTCGGC contains:
- the LOC137253585 gene encoding uncharacterized protein, coding for MPDNSRKFNPDIELEIPSWINAKYFEKILHKDNVNFNKILKVTPIPATPPGENYTSLMLRIIMDIELKDGYTQQKSYIVKTMLDDDKGGTIINSLNLFPKEKLMYERILPHLEKLYHDIGTKVKFAPKCPWIEQNSKRITIVLEDLNTKKFRNINRLKGFDMPHMKRVLEKLAEFHAASVIWYEMHGAYPEEFQKSYLPANYHKSKSYQARVQSFKAAMASWGLEECEKYMERIPNAEQFVNAAMSCFNSEPNEFKVLNHGDFWSSNVMLNYTSNGEVNQIRFVDFQLGKWGPPAQDLWALIVCSVKCNLRISEFEHFIRIYHTHLLKCLKIFNYAKPPPKLRDLHISMLKYGFWGYSTAFTHLVLILLPSDKEASLLKLIQPGEEGDKFRLKAYTNPLYVRAMLDILPFLYRRGALDFISSEVYYTLARFCCCCSKKVVMGTGSKNYQPPEWITADFLQDVLKEYFKDDTLQVHEIVVKNAMSGENGSGYASEMHRATFNLARKEGTGRSSVIIKDHPKGYTGVVAHKSKLFKREILAYKQILPRVEELLASIGDKTKIAPACYYTTETPEPFLVLEDMQLTGYDNFERGRLLNLDYALLTIERLAKLHACSAIIARETPEVLETFQEAPISRNPDRKDFLGFFPVNLRCVAEELTHWKGYEEITEKMFKLAESVLQNAIEMYDAHKTGFRVFNMADLWIDNLMFHIHNDTKEPDDAVMLDFQLSYYGSPAMDLNYFLFGSLNENVRKVHFKYLVREYHRILKETLEKLHYEEDIPTLKEINIELIKNSLQGVIAATCLTPLIFMETTGDETLENLASLTEKGDQMRRRNVENPKYRAFLQRTIKEFELCGFLDK